The Myxococcota bacterium sequence CTTGCCGACCTTCTGCATGGCGTCGGACAGGATCTGGCCGATCTCGCGGTCGTTGTTGGCGCTGATCGTGCCGACCTGCGCGATCTCGGACGGGTCGCGCGTGGGCTTGGAGATCTTCTTCAGCTCCTCGACGATCGCGGCCACCGCGGCGTCGATGCCGCGCTTGAGCTCGATCGGCGAGTGACCCGCGGCGACCATCTTCAGGCCCTCGCGGAACACCGCCTGCGCGATGACCGTGGCGGTGGTGGTGCCGTCGCCGGCGACGTCCGAGGTCTTCGAGGCCACCTCGCGCAGCATCTGCGCGCCCATGTTCTCGAACTTGTCCTCGAGCTCGATCTCCTTGGCCACGGTGACTCCGTCCTTGGTGACCACCGGCGAGCCGAAGCTCTTCTCGATGATCACGTTGCGGCCCTTGGGGCCGAGAGTCACTTTGACCGCGTTGGCCAGGGTGTTGACGCCGCGGATGATGGCATCCGAAGCGCTCGTGTCGAACTTGATTTCCTTCGCGCTCATCTCGTTTCCTTTCGCTTCAGCCGAGGATCGCGAGGACGTCTTCCTCGCGCAGGATCACGTGTTTCTCGCCGGACACGGTGATTTCCGTGCCGGAGTACTTCCCGTAGAGGACGCGGTCGCCGACCTTCACGTCGAGGGGGGTGAGCCGGCCGTCGTCCTGGACCTTGCCCTTGCCTGCGGCCACCACGACACCCTGCTGGGGCTTCTCCTTGGCGGAGTCGGGGATGATGATCCCGCCGGCGGTCTTCTCTTCACCTTCACTGGGCCGCAGGACCAGCCGGTCCTGCAGCGGTCGGATCTTCATGGAGCCCTCCGTCAGTTGCTTCGCGTTTACGCCTGGTTGGCACTCGCACAACGGGAGTGCCAAGGGGGCGCCAGGATTGCGCCGCCGACCCGCGAAGTCAACGCCGGGCGAGCTGCGCCCGCAGCCGCTCGACGTTCTGCAGCGCGCCCTCGGGTCGTGAGAACGGGCCGCGCGGGATGGCCAGCTCCGCGGCCGCCAGCGCGCGCTCCGGGGCGCCCGCGCTCTCGAACGCCGTCGCCTCGGCCTGGCGGAGCGTCGGCGCGAAGCGCGGCTCGACCGCCAGACCCTGATCGATGAAGCGCTCGATGCCCGCCAGGTCGTGCTCGCGCCCGGCGATGGCGGCGAGCCGCCCGTAGGCCAGCGGCAGGAGTGACTCGCGCGCCAGCGCCTTTTCGAGCAGCTCGCGTGCGCTCTTCGTGTCACCGCGCTGGAGCAGGACGTAGGCGATCGACACCTGCCACTGCGGGTCGTCGCCGACCACGGTCTCCGGGTCGGGCAGGGGATCGCGCAGCCGCGGTGAGTTGGGTGGGAGCAGCACGGCCGCGGCATCGTCGACATACACCAGCCGCCAGCCGAGCCGCGGGTCGCT is a genomic window containing:
- the groES gene encoding co-chaperone GroES; its protein translation is MKIRPLQDRLVLRPSEGEEKTAGGIIIPDSAKEKPQQGVVVAAGKGKVQDDGRLTPLDVKVGDRVLYGKYSGTEITVSGEKHVILREEDVLAILG
- the groEL gene encoding chaperonin GroEL, which translates into the protein MSAKEIKFDTSASDAIIRGVNTLANAVKVTLGPKGRNVIIEKSFGSPVVTKDGVTVAKEIELEDKFENMGAQMLREVASKTSDVAGDGTTTATVIAQAVFREGLKMVAAGHSPIELKRGIDAAVAAIVEELKKISKPTRDPSEIAQVGTISANNDREIGQILSDAMQKVGKEGVITVEEAKSMTTELETVEGMQFDRGYLSPYFVTDAERMEVVLENPLLLLHEKKISNMKDLLPLLEQVARGGKPLVIVAEEIEGEALATLVVNKIR